The DNA segment ataGTGAAAGAAGTTTAACGTTTATGTAAAGAAAATTTCATGTAAGtacttataaaacaaacacaaaggaGTGGTGGATGCATGCAATTAGAAAGTTATATAACAGTTTACATATGCATACAATTATACTGTAGGAAGagacttttttaaaaattaaacaatgccATAAGTAGTAATTtcataatagtaaaaatatgtatatacattacaTACCCGTATTGGTTCTTGATTGCGTAATAATAAGGATTAAACAAATTTGCATGCATACGAGAAAATCCTGTTTTGGTCAGCAATGGCAAATAATGTAACACGCATGTTAgtctagaaatataaacaaCCAGAAAATGGTTAAGCTGAAAGTTTTATTCTCAAAATAGGAGTACACACTGCATTTTTGCAGGATAATTGTCGCCTTAGGAATAACTGCAGATCGTTTATATTCGTAAAGTGTTTTGAATGCATTGATAAAACTGTTGTAAATTCCATTTAAGACAAGAAATGTCTTAATGTGTATTCGATTCATTCTAAAAGCCGGCAAACTATATACAGGGGCGAAGTTGTGTGTTTACAATGATAAACATCTGAAAAAGCTGTCTTTATTCCAACACAAgcaatggaaatattttaatggATAGCAATCGTTCTAAACTTGAAAAACGGCAAGTTCCAACTTATCATGTGCAGTATTGACAACCTTATAgatatatttacaacattttgaaaatagaagATATAAAAGTACATGCTTCCCATACTAAATAAGAATGGACGTCGTTGCTGAAAAGGAAATATATTACATCCAACATATGGCAAACTACGTAGCTCATATTCCAGTCACTGCCTCCCGCAGATTGTCAGTTTCCTTGCTGCTCTCGATGTCTAGTATTTCATCTTCATCAACAGTTGATTGGTTGGATAGCATCGACTTGCTTTCTGCAATATTATTCCAATGTCGACTAGGGTAAgagtcgtagctgagaaaagaCACCTCTGTTTGGCTTTTGAAAACCTGACGCCTGACATAGTCCTGACCTCGTATGCAGCCGCATAGAGACTTCTGAAATGTTTGTCTAAAATTCTTTGACATGAAACCGTACACAACCGGGTTAACACAACTGTTTGCGTAGGCCATGATATGGAAAGCTTCCCTCAAGTATTTAACGATTCCAACATGTAGAGGTGGTACGATCCTGAAGGCTACCAGCAGGTTGTTGATTGATATAGGTGCCCAGCACAAGacaaatattacaataataGCAACCAGCATCTTAACGACCTGTAACGACATAcgtattgtttatgttttatggacatgtcattagtattataataattgtcATTTGTTATCATTAAGTAGTACTTTGATTTTATGTTGAATTTTCCGATATTGTTTACTTCATGTTTTCAAATGCGGATTTTATATCAAGTACCCACCTGTTTTTTCGTGATGTCATCATCGACAAACTTGACGACCTTCAATGCAGAGCCTTGACCCTTGGTACTGTATTTCGAACCAGATGATGATCGCCTGCAAGATAGTGGATTGATAAAAGTACATACGATTGATAAATAAGAGGCGTTTTATTGAAACAGCTCATTGAAAAGTATATAAAGTACCACCACCTCATTATCTGTTACATCTAATATAGTATTAAGCGttattctattttcaaaaatcattaagGCTCATTTCAACAGTagctttttataaacaaaataaaattatgcattAGGGTTATTTTCTTAACTGATCTTGGTAAAATGAGTAAGATTCTATTCAATTATACTATCATATAGATATTAACGCATCTCAGAACAGAGTTATTGCTACATAGATAGTATCGCTTAGCCGATATATAATAATAAGGGATGCAaatgaatggcaaaattgatatttgaatattcggcTATtcattcgaatattcgattaccaaaatacatatgttataatttgtagtaaactattattattattcgctaaagCTGGAGCATTTTAACCATTTCTCTGTCGTAGCTAGTACGCGCTTTGGCCCCTGATTTACCCAAATGATCCTCTGTAATTCCcagttttcagaaaaaaaatgttttgaacaataaaaaaatcaattccaCCTCCTtcatatatgtaaacaatatgaaatttgatggAATCCTGGTCAAATGGCGTTATGCGTCAATGGGGGGGTCTTTCAATAAGACGAGCAGACTTGTTCTGGGACTGACCTCTACTTAATATAACTAGAAAAAAACCCAAACCAACTCAGGAtctagtaaaataaaaacattgtttaccGAATCGTATTGATGTCACTTGCTTGATAGCCAGTTATTGTATTATTACAGGGACTGTTTTAAGTaaccgacgatatgtccctaaatgacatatatgATGCGTTTAAGTGTATTGTCAGCACAATTACACCTCTGGCATTATAGGCCAAtctttgtaaaaacaagacaaacataaTACACAACAAAGGAGTTGTAggcaaaaatattattattctttttattcaacttttttttcgaataattatatgaataccgattttgacattcgaatatcaaacgtttgatcgaatattcaaatattcgtttCCATACCATGAGAAGGCATTTCAATTGGCAGCTTTGATATTggcaatgcaatacatgatgatgatgtgcaAAGAATAATCTACTGTccttattttgttcattatgaTATAGTTCAGAAAGTGatgatattactattttttgctCTGCCAGGTAAAGGGATCAATTTGTCTAAAATCCGTTCGGCTGCAGTAgatgtatcatttaaaaacaagctACAGAAAATTCGGAAgagaaatacaaatatgaagATAACAGATCAACCGGATAATCCCTACTTACGATTCGCTGCGCATGAGATTTCGTGCGTTGGTCATGAACCATAACTCCTGGCATATTTTCACGTAGGCAAATGTCATTATTGTTGCTGGTAGGACAAGAATAATGCAGTTCATGTAGACCTCATACGTAATGCTATATGCTGGGGACGTCCATTCTTTGATGCACCATGTAGCTTTACGAAAGAGCCCGACAGTGATGTGAACCTGAAAACTGTCTTAATTCTAGATTGCTAGTTTTCGTAAGAAACGTAAGGCATTACTTCTTAGTAATTTCAGATAATTCTAATAATCAttactgaatataaatatgtattgaagCATCCAGAAAACTAGTGAAATTTTCATTGCgaggttttgaaaatatgtccAAGTTCACAAGGTTTATTTGCCTAGTACTTAAGTTCACCATAATGCCAGTATTCACACATGGACATAAAACAAGTATTGGTATTTTCACACAATGTATTTACCCTTCCAATTAGAATAGGCAGTGCCAAAAGGAAGGACAGTACCCACAGCAGCGCACATATCTTCCGTGCTTTTCCAACCGTGCAGGAGTATTTTGCTCTCATCGGATGAACAATGGCATAATATctggaacataaatatattggtTTGTAAGAACAAAACAAGATTAACGGGCGCCCTTGTTACACAACTACAGTTTATCTACTTAACTTCACATGAATGCAGGTCAATATGTTTATAGGCTTTCGCGCTTTAATATTGACATTAttcaagtataaaaaaacattttgggaGCATGCATCCATGAGTAAGCTTTATTGACTTATTTTCTATGAATCTACACAAATTTAAAACCATGATTTGCTGTGTTGTTGACTTTAACTGTTGCATTTGAAGCGATTATTTTAAAACCGTGATGATCATTGGGCAAACACTTGCCAAATTGCATTGTTGAAGGCctatttaacattataattttttttttatttttagtcacAGAAGAACACAATGCTATAGTGTAACACACCATTACATGtttctacatttttaaattttttttatattgaaatcaaattatAAGTGACAAATAACTAATCAGTAGGacacaaaaaatgataaactcTGACAGGTTCCATTGGCCATTCTATTTTACCGGGACCTTTATAGTGAGAGCAAAATGCAAATGTTACTTTTCTACAATGCTGTAAAACTCTGTGAAAATCAAACTCCGATTAAAAGTAGCAAAGTACATTTGAGATTCCAGAAACTGCCTTGCAGGTAATTGGCCACTTATTATGACCTTGACTGTTCAGAGGGAGAGTAGAAATGGTATGCGTCGAGGGCATGAAACCAATGTGATATACACCTTCCTAAGCTATTTTACAATTCTTACAAGTGTGATCGAAATCCGATTTTATGTGAAGAGTTACTGCAGAGAAAATAAAAGCTTGTAACAAAGTGGGTTACAGCTCATATAATAGAGAATGAATGCTATGTGCGACACATCTTCCAATGAGTGTGTGCAATTCAGTGAAAGTTGATCAAAGTTCCAacattatttgatataattaaatattaatacataacAATTACTGACAAACTGGAGAACTGAGAGTGCTATCACTATAGGCTCCAGTCGAAGGTACAAAACAAACGATTCGAGTACAACATATAAATTCCAGATAAACATGATGAAACCTCAACCATAGACAGATAATCAGTCGCAATTGCTTTATATCCCAAAGCGGATGACAATGATTCTGTCCGATTGTAAGACTTGTATTTAAGTACAAATTAATACAACGACCGGGGCTTTGAAAAACTCCAGTCAACAACTGCAAGGAAAGGAAAATGCCATAtacaatataagtttattttttgccattgttcaaataatatatgGAAGTTACTTGGCCATGTTATTATTGCAGATTCTCTGACAATAAACAACATAAGTATACCCCTAAATAAAGAAGTTTATACGTAAGTGACAAAAACCATGCCCAGTTTTTTGTCCAAGAAATTTATAAGGCGGTTTAACGTCTTTGATATACTATCACTTagacaaatttaataaatatttagcaTTTGATAGTTCCAGATACCTTTCCAGACTCATAAATGTCAGCGTAGCAACGGAACAGACAGTGGACACATTTTGGATGTAGTGAACGAACTTGCACAGGAACTCCCCAAAGCGCCACATGTAGGAGAAGAACGCTGCAAACTGAAATAAACCAAAATGTTTAGATTATAATGACACTGTctgctgttttgttttgttgacagAACACACACAACCTGCGATTGATCCTTCAATGATGCAAAAAATATGCTAGGATGCTCTTTTGACGTCCTGTTTCACGTCGAGGGCGGTGTGTTAACACGTGGGAGTCGAGACCGCATGTGCATACAACAAACGGGACGTGATAAAGATCGTGACCTATCGTGACATGccttttattttatgctttctcTAATTAACTATATTATCTGACGCCTTGTTCTCATATTTTAACCAACGAAACTGCACTTAGCAGTTACACAAGATTTCCCGGAATTTCCATGCCCGTTATTACATCATAAATCAATCGCATTTATGATCTTGCGCATTTCctataattaaaatacatgtctcgaaaaaatattctttaagaaATGCTgttaatttcttaaattaatatatgcATTTGATTCATAAGAAATTACCGTAAACATCAGTAAGTAATTGGCAGCAATCAACAGATGAAGATCTGCTGATTAAGTCGGGATCAGAAAATGACAGTACGTAGCGTGATAAGAAAGTTTCAGTTCGGCGCGATCAGAACGAGAACAAGATATGGATAGGCTTTTAATAGAAAAGTTCCTCTTTGTAATGTTCAAGTCTGGTGGTCAGGTTACCTTTGATCTCCTGTATGATTAGATATCGAAGCAATATGCGAAATCTAAAACCGAAAAATTACTTCTTGTTTTCATTAACCAAGACGAAACAGTTTTCATTAAACTCGACAGTAATGCTGTTAATAACCTAGGctgtaatatattgtttattaatcaACAAAACGCATTGGTATTGTACTTGCTCTGCATgctttttacttgttttgccCTTGTCTATTGCCCACATGACTCCTATGTTATTTAATCAGACTAACATTAGTTTGTTTTCCTCGCAGATTTAGAACCGTCGCTCACGATCTGATTCCCCATGGTAAGCTattgaaatattgcattttatatttgaaagtttacagTGTTAGCGAAATCGCATTTTGACAATCATGGTCACAGAACTGTCACTTTGCAAGTaatttttataaagaattttcaaaatcttaaaacaaaaatatatatacatattcttATTCTAATAAAACCTACACTTTTATGGCTCATGATCAAGAACTTTTCTCTTTTATATCACGTTAtcatataatacaatgaaagctAGAAATCTCCATTATAAAGTctgaaatatcatattaaatcaGCCGTGAAAAATGAGTATGCACCTATCACTGCAAGGTCCTTGTCCGCTGTCTcgaatatattttgtaattttaagattgattttctttttaataaaaggcAAACTTTCTTGATCTATTCTCGTTTATTAGATCAGTATCATGGGGGATTTGATGTGTGAGAcgctgtaaaaaaaaaaattcactaCAATTTTCCggataattttgtatttttgtttcatattccgACATGCTAAGGATTGTTTTACTCTAAACGTTATGAAGGTACATCCAGGGTATTGTACAGTAAAGCCATATAAAATTGTatgatttcatttgaaatatgcCATTCATACGCTTTAGTGTTTTTAAATGTCGCCTTTAACTTGTTAAACAATAAAGCACTGTTGGCTGTCCCTGCGCTTTGTAATTAATGGCGTCAGGCAAACATGTTACGAAGTCTCTGATCAACCAGTGCTATGTTAACAAGTATATGATACAGACACAAAATGAATTTTCCAAGTATGAGTGTGTTTTTGTGatgtagtgtttatttaagaattaaTCACTTGCGGTTATGCtttatgaacgcagtagggcacgcAAGCAATACCATAAAATGGTATTAAGTTTCGTAAATATCTACCACTGTGTTTTTAAGGAAATAATTTATTACGAAAGAATTTGTCATTATACAAACTTTATGCATGCAAAGACACTCTTGAAAATCCGGAAAcaagatttatattttactatatgtACTATATGGGATAAATCTTTCTTTGTGTATTTTCACACACTAACTCATTATAATGGTTACCAAGTAGGCGGAGCTTTACTGTGCAATAAGTTGAATGGGGACAGATTtcagcaatatttatttatacgcACGCTAGTTAATGAACACGGTTGTTTTGGTTAAACACGGTTACTTTACGCATTACCgtcataaataaaattattcaaattccGCTTGGCAATCACAATTAATCGGGAATAGAGGGTAGTTACTACAACAAACAAGAGCGGTTTTATCCCGAATGAGTAGGTTATCAAAATATGAAGATGCATTTgggcattatttcaaaaggGAAAACATCCTTAATCAAAATAAACGTGACccatatttctcccacctcagaaaagtagatccaataatttaaccatgctagatattcttatcttgcccacgggcgaagataaaatgcccgtatggaacttctttttaacgGTCAacacattataattacctcccttgttgaagactgtcgtcagtagcatcaagaaaatcttgtcttatggcaatatttagaatgcttattaattatttctcgcttcaaatgtcaccataaaacagttttcacgcaccattcaagaaataatgcttcattttccttagaactatttaaaaagaccgatttgactattaacattaactggatcccTGCGCGCGtaaccatgacaaccacgtgctatcgcatatccatacgcaattattttcactaagcacaaaagttttccagcaaaaaatacatttttaattaattttgtttaactgaggtgggagaaaaagcatctaccatagccgctcgtgtaagatcgGACTTCACACTTAAACCAGCCAAACTGTGTTCATTACCCGACGGTGAGATAATTCACGCGATTCACTCCTTCAATTGAAGATGATGGCATTTGTTGGACCGTGTATAAACGAGCCGTATCTAGACAGTATCGTAGAAAACTGCTTATAACATGCGACATATGACTATATCTAAGTATCTTGTAAACTGGTAAACGGGGAAGGTCTctgaatataattgttttaaggttGCACAAAATAAAATGGATCCATATATGCGCAGTGTGTTCTATAAAACAGGACCATATTTATAGGATCACCATGAATACACGAAAGACGTTCTTTAAATAAGAAATGCATGCGGTGCGATgcaaatgcaataaaaatatttactaattgTACATTGTTTGTATGAATAACAACAGAATACGACCGTTACACTTGATAAAACAAACCATGCTCACGACATGTGCTATTgaccttttaaagctgcactctcacagattgaatgttttgacaacttttatattttttcttggaaagagcaaatgtttgcgtaaatatctgcaaaccaatgataaatgaTTGATGACAATATATCAGaacgcagatttgcatatttccattcgaaaataaatgtttaaggcttaaaccgttactaacggttaaagaaaaatgcataaaacattatttttttactaaaatataaaaatccgctatctaatatttttgtcagcagtcttatattactgttttccacacaaaaattggctcgttccaagacaaagagtagaaaaaatgtcaaaacattcaatctgtgagagtgcatctttaaagggaaataaaatacaatcatgaATGGCTTAATTCAAAGAATGATTGTATAAAATACAGAGCGAACACTCTCTGTAACAATAATCACGAGATTTCATGTAACCGTTTTGGTATTTAAAAGTTCATGTCATGCAATCTGAAtgcaatacacatttaaaaaatggaagaaAATAGCTCATTATGTGAGTTCACTTTAGAGTCATTACAGTGATAGTAAAGTTATAGTACCTGAGTCATTTTAGTACTAATTGAGTATATGCTTTCGACAATAAAGTTGTAAACAACCATAACTGGTAATTTCTTATAATTTACTATCTAGGAATTAACATGGTATGCACTGCAATTCTGGAATGCTATTTTGCGCTAACAATGCAAGAAATGTGATGtcgttttaaacaaataatatgataaaaagttgAAGATATGGCTcaattttgaaacagttttatcaCTAATTTGAGTTTGAGTTATATTTGTAAGTCACAAGCCAAAACTATCACACCAGTGGACGTTTAACGGTACgtctttcaatttaaaaataccaatttaaagtatatttaattaaaatataacgaCTTATAACATTGCTagattcataaatgatggtaaTCCTCTAAATACTCGTTTGAATAGTATAATGTGAGCTACATATGTCATttaattaagtatttatttctttaaggGAAATTGGAACAGTAACAGTTGCCATTTGGaaagaaaaaatcttaaagtgATAGATCCGTTTATTTGAATCATTTGGAGTTTTCAGATAGAAATAAGACAGAAATTTGAAGACgtctatgttttttttctctgataTATGAACAATCGTTGATGCCGCACTGTTTAAGACCTATAAACGACGTTTCAATTTAAAGACAACACTGGGGTAATTGAAATATACACACCTTAACTGGTACGCAAATTAACACCAAAAGGAGGTCCGCCGTTGCTAGGCTCAGCAAGAACGTGTTGGTGGTGGTCATCATCTGCTGGTACCTTGTGACGGAGAAAATGACGAGGATGTTACCGACCATGCCGAGAACCAGTGTTATCCCATACACCACTGACACGGGTATTAGTTCCTCAAGGGGCGGGTCTGTGAAGGCCTGGTACTCGTATTCATTCACAAACGTCATGTTGTCGTCGGTGGCGTTGTTGTTTGACATCGTTGATGTGTTAAAGTCGAGGTAAAATGTTCCATTGTTAATTACAGAATAGTTATAGAGGTTGTTTATCGTTGTCATCGCTTTACTTTCGTGAACGAATAGACACAATCGCTAAACTGAAATAGAAATGCGTTAAATACTATATACTGGTAGTCCTCTGAAGCTTactaacacatatttcaaatacGTATATGTTGGCGTCCTTATATAGTCGTTATGGGTAAATGATAAAGGATCCCCTTTGAATGTCAGTTGGTATTATCCTTAAAATGATGTGATATCTGTTATTGGACGTGTCGCCAACGACTATACCCCCAAAGAAGGCACTATCGGATTTCCTCTTGCAGTGCGTGTGTTATAGTAGCGCCCACTTTCATGGTCTGTAACAGCTATAGCAATACCGATGCTGGTATCTTCACAGATACTTATTGATATACGACAACAATACAATGGTATCGAAATGTCATGCAATTCCAATGTATCTGATTTAAAATCTAAGGTGGGTCAGCCTATAGCTCTAGAGAAAAGGGCATTTATCGAGATtcttttaagcatttaattatCATATACTCGTTTTTTAGTACAATGTGTTTGTGGTCCTCTACCAGGTCATATCACATcgtttaaaggatgtaaaaagGTAATTCGAGGTTAATTTAGGATAAATTGCTTATTATAACGTGGTTTAACACATTGGGATGTTGCACACTTCCTTGTCTGTTACTAAAATAAGAATTGTTCACCAATGTGTAATGGTCTTACGCAGTACTAGTAAGGTTTAACTACCAGACCGATCACGCTCATTGGTTGATTACTCGTTAACATTTCAAACCCATCCAACGCCCTACCCCACATACACCCTAGTGAACTCTTGCTTCGCTGGCATATTTAAGGCGGTAGTTCGACTTAtttattaagatatttgaatgtatatgtTACCTATCTTGGCttcttttttactttattatatCGCTGATCATCGTACGTTGATTCCGATATTTTCCTATTACATGTTTCACATTGAATACACAGTTTTTTTTACCTATACatcataaagcattaaaatttatgtaaacaacTTGTGTCACATGCTATACCTTATGTTCCAGTTTAATAAAGCCGTTATGTACTTTTCTGTGATAAACAagtgtaatataacattgttcTATTTCTATTGgacagaaaatatatcattccGCATGTTTAATTTGGCAACATATCTAAATTGGCAATATTCTAGCATGTCGTGCGTTTATATTTAACTTTGTATTTATGAGGAAGAACTATTTGAATACAGTTGTTCATCTTTTAATCTAAATCTTAAGATGAAAGCATGTTAATTCGTCTTTCTTTCGTAAAAAACATTCGGTacttaatgtatttaaactgGACAAACCCCTGTGTGTAGCGCAGGAATTGGCATTGATTTGTGGTATGCGGCCAGTCAATAGAGCAGGTGAAGCAGAAAGATcgttaattgttattattttactgtACAAACATGTGATCAAAGGAAACTTACCTTTGTCAttataaaatacacaattttattcaacaagtttagaaaatatgtaagttagcTCGCCTTAATATGACGACTCGTACCAGATCCCtatatttaatgtaaatcaGTAACCACCATTAAG comes from the Mya arenaria isolate MELC-2E11 chromosome 13, ASM2691426v1 genome and includes:
- the LOC128215145 gene encoding gastrin/cholecystokinin type B receptor-like, whose protein sequence is MSNNNATDDNMTFVNEYEYQAFTDPPLEELIPVSVVYGITLVLGMVGNILVIFSVTRYQQMMTTTNTFLLSLATADLLLVLICVPVKFAAFFSYMWRFGEFLCKFVHYIQNVSTVCSVATLTFMSLERYYAIVHPMRAKYSCTVGKARKICALLWVLSFLLALPILIGRVHITVGLFRKATWCIKEWTSPAYSITYEVYMNCIILVLPATIMTFAYVKICQELWFMTNARNLMRSESRSSSGSKYSTKGQGSALKVVKFVDDDITKKQVVKMLVAIIVIFVLCWAPISINNLLVAFRIVPPLHVGIVKYLREAFHIMAYANSCVNPVVYGFMSKNFRQTFQKSLCGCIRGQDYVRRQVFKSQTEVSFLSYDSYPSRHWNNIAESKSMLSNQSTVDEDEILDIESSKETDNLREAVTGI